A single genomic interval of Aureliella helgolandensis harbors:
- a CDS encoding F0F1 ATP synthase subunit delta — MLIDWFTVGAQTVNFLILVWLLKRFLYKPILDAIDKREERIANQLADADAKKREAKQERDEFTRKNEEFDQHRNELLAAAVDEAKAKRQQMLDEARDDANALRTKRQESLQRELVSLQAEINRRTQAEVFAIARHALTDLAGADLEERMCDVFLTRLRAVDENVKQTVRACRVTVEDPALVRSGLELSAEQRDAIQRTLEEVFSTEMPVYFDTKPDVASGIEVTIGGQRIAWSIGDYLASLQKNVTELLDDDAFVANAEASTAQ; from the coding sequence ATGCTCATCGATTGGTTCACCGTCGGTGCTCAGACTGTCAATTTTCTGATCTTGGTCTGGTTGCTGAAACGCTTTCTCTACAAGCCGATTTTGGATGCTATTGACAAGCGTGAAGAGCGAATTGCGAACCAACTTGCCGATGCGGACGCGAAGAAGCGTGAAGCTAAGCAAGAGCGGGACGAGTTCACCAGGAAGAACGAAGAGTTTGACCAACATCGGAACGAGTTGTTAGCCGCGGCTGTCGATGAGGCTAAGGCGAAACGACAGCAGATGCTTGACGAGGCGCGGGACGATGCCAACGCCTTACGCACAAAACGCCAGGAGTCGTTGCAGCGTGAACTGGTTAGTTTGCAAGCAGAGATCAACCGGCGGACTCAAGCTGAAGTGTTCGCCATTGCGCGGCATGCGCTGACAGACTTAGCCGGCGCCGACTTGGAAGAACGGATGTGCGACGTGTTCCTCACTCGCCTAAGAGCAGTCGACGAGAACGTGAAGCAGACGGTCCGTGCATGCCGAGTTACCGTTGAGGACCCGGCGTTGGTTCGGAGCGGACTGGAGCTTTCGGCAGAGCAACGCGATGCCATCCAGCGAACGCTCGAAGAAGTGTTTTCCACCGAGATGCCAGTCTACTTTGACACCAAGCCTGATGTCGCGAGCGGTATTGAGGTGACGATCGGTGGACAAAGGATCGCTTGGAGCATTGGCGACTATCTTGCTTCCCTTCAAAAAAACGTGACTGAACTGCTTGACGACGACGCGTTCGTTGCCAATGCGGAAGCGAGTACTGCCCAATGA
- a CDS encoding globin, translating to MEEPTPKELFLASVGRCVATETFIPDFYKRFFGASDEIKNKFRFTDFEKQNAMLRRSLELCAGATVGEPESMREINQRAMTHDRDHLNIEPRFYDIWLATMIDTAREHDEQWSADVEGAWQRILGHAVKYMIRKY from the coding sequence ATGGAAGAACCGACACCGAAGGAGCTGTTTTTGGCGAGCGTTGGCCGCTGCGTGGCCACAGAGACATTCATTCCAGATTTTTATAAACGCTTCTTCGGCGCTTCCGATGAAATCAAGAACAAGTTTCGCTTCACGGATTTTGAAAAGCAAAACGCAATGCTGCGTCGCTCACTGGAGCTTTGTGCGGGTGCCACAGTTGGGGAGCCTGAGTCGATGCGCGAGATCAACCAACGCGCGATGACGCATGATCGGGACCACTTAAATATCGAGCCTCGGTTCTATGATATCTGGCTCGCAACAATGATTGATACCGCACGTGAACATGATGAGCAGTGGAGTGCAGACGTCGAGGGAGCGTGGCAGCGAATTCTTGGTCATGCGGTAAAATACATGATCCGCAAATATTGA
- a CDS encoding glycosyltransferase family 4 protein: protein MLTEALVKRGIDVTLFATLDSETTGTLAGVVPAPYGDDPSIDAKVWEFRHLAHLFEQADRFDLIHNQADFPAHAFARLIKTPIVTTIHGFSSDRILPMYQEYQNDVHYVAISDADRHPKLTYAATIHHGIPIDDFPFLSTRGKDLLFFGRIHPDKGAKEAITVARRSRRHLHMYGIVQDSAYYEAEVVPAADGVNVTYHGAVGGTQRLDALGNARALLHLINFNEPFGLSVIEAMACGTPVIASDRGSMPELIEHGVTGFLVNSLEEASEAIERIDEIDRRRARRAVAEKFTIDRMADAYLNLYRRILGQ from the coding sequence ATGCTCACTGAAGCGTTAGTCAAGCGTGGGATCGACGTGACTCTCTTCGCGACGCTCGATAGCGAGACAACGGGAACACTTGCTGGCGTGGTTCCGGCACCGTATGGGGACGATCCCTCCATCGACGCCAAGGTCTGGGAATTTCGCCATTTGGCTCACCTCTTTGAACAGGCCGATCGATTTGATCTGATTCACAATCAGGCCGATTTTCCCGCCCACGCCTTCGCCAGACTGATCAAGACGCCTATCGTCACCACGATACATGGATTTTCTTCTGACCGCATCCTGCCGATGTATCAGGAATACCAGAATGACGTCCACTATGTCGCTATCAGCGATGCCGATCGTCATCCCAAGCTGACCTATGCAGCGACTATTCATCACGGTATTCCGATCGATGATTTCCCGTTCCTTTCAACACGTGGAAAGGATCTCTTATTCTTCGGGCGAATTCATCCGGACAAGGGCGCCAAAGAGGCGATCACAGTCGCGCGCCGCAGTCGACGGCACCTGCACATGTACGGCATTGTGCAAGATAGTGCATATTACGAAGCCGAAGTCGTACCAGCAGCTGATGGTGTGAACGTAACGTACCACGGTGCCGTTGGTGGAACTCAGCGGCTAGACGCTCTTGGCAACGCACGCGCGCTTTTGCATCTCATCAATTTCAACGAACCATTCGGTCTTTCAGTGATTGAGGCGATGGCTTGTGGCACTCCTGTCATCGCCTCAGATCGCGGATCGATGCCTGAGTTAATTGAGCATGGCGTCACAGGTTTTTTGGTCAATAGCCTTGAAGAAGCAAGTGAGGCAATCGAGCGCATCGACGAGATCGACCGCCGCAGGGCTCGCCGCGCTGTCGCGGAAAAATTCACGATCGATCGGATGGCCGATGCCTACCTGAACCTATATCGTCGCATCCTTGGCCAATAA
- a CDS encoding VOC family protein has product MMQPSFQSASPYKDNVLALPVIDIEVAADWYSKHFGMIEVERHDVPYPAVILERDGVQIGFAVNGGDPAQEGAAIRVCNIDGIKAELESYGVEVANIRVDQRDGEKFNVFFVVAPDGLCYYFNEPVAG; this is encoded by the coding sequence ATCATGCAGCCTTCGTTTCAATCTGCGTCACCTTACAAGGACAATGTTCTTGCGCTTCCCGTGATCGATATCGAGGTGGCAGCCGACTGGTATTCAAAACACTTCGGTATGATCGAAGTCGAACGTCACGACGTTCCGTATCCTGCGGTCATCCTGGAACGCGACGGCGTTCAGATTGGTTTCGCGGTCAATGGTGGTGATCCGGCACAAGAGGGGGCAGCCATCAGGGTCTGCAACATTGATGGGATCAAAGCCGAGCTGGAATCGTATGGAGTCGAGGTCGCCAATATACGTGTCGATCAGCGCGATGGCGAGAAATTCAATGTGTTCTTTGTCGTTGCACCTGATGGTCTTTGCTACTACTTCAACGAACCTGTCGCTGGTTGA
- a CDS encoding F0F1 ATP synthase subunit gamma, whose amino-acid sequence MTQTTAILERKIGGATDLQSVVRTMKAMAASNIVQFENSVRALADYSRTVELTLGVCIRESQSPSRAKYIPEVATNMTAAIVFGSDQGLVGQFNTIVADEAMRTLASVPGKHMIWAVGERVRARLADTNSQLVGQFNVPSTVQAIAPLVGQLLIEYETQAKQHPGTELYLFYNRPTTGSLYEPVRRRLLPLDNAWRRQCSQTPWPTKNLPQVLGDSMQTLRKLTGEYLFVSMFRACAESLASENASRLSAMQRADKNIEELLVTLNSSYHRQRQSSIDEELFDVVSGFEAFRASK is encoded by the coding sequence TTGACTCAAACAACTGCAATTTTGGAGCGAAAGATAGGAGGGGCCACGGATTTGCAATCGGTGGTGCGGACCATGAAGGCAATGGCCGCTTCCAATATTGTCCAATTTGAAAACTCCGTACGTGCGCTCGCCGATTACAGCCGCACAGTCGAACTCACCTTGGGCGTCTGTATTCGAGAATCCCAAAGCCCAAGCCGGGCCAAGTACATTCCGGAAGTTGCCACGAACATGACGGCCGCGATCGTCTTCGGTTCCGATCAGGGCCTCGTCGGGCAATTCAACACAATCGTAGCAGACGAGGCAATGCGAACGCTCGCAAGTGTGCCCGGCAAGCATATGATTTGGGCCGTTGGTGAGCGAGTCCGAGCACGCTTGGCCGATACCAATTCGCAATTGGTCGGTCAATTCAACGTGCCGAGCACAGTGCAAGCAATCGCACCGCTCGTAGGCCAGCTGCTTATTGAATATGAGACGCAGGCGAAACAACATCCGGGGACCGAACTCTACCTGTTTTACAATCGCCCCACGACCGGTTCCCTCTACGAACCGGTCCGTCGACGTCTGCTGCCACTGGACAACGCATGGCGTCGCCAATGCAGCCAAACACCATGGCCGACAAAGAACCTGCCACAAGTTTTAGGCGACAGTATGCAAACACTGCGAAAGCTAACCGGTGAATATCTTTTCGTATCGATGTTCCGCGCCTGTGCAGAGTCTTTGGCCAGCGAGAATGCCAGTCGCTTGTCTGCCATGCAACGCGCTGATAAGAACATTGAAGAACTGCTGGTAACACTCAACTCTTCCTACCATCGCCAGCGACAAAGCAGCATTGACGAAGAACTCTTCGACGTTGTATCTGGCTTTGAGGCATTCCGCGCCAGCAAGTGA
- a CDS encoding F0F1 ATP synthase subunit C, with amino-acid sequence MDSMTWIAVASIVIAGITTGVGTMAPALAEGKAVATALTSIAQQPDASPTITRTLFVGLAMIESTAIYCFVVSMILLFANPFWNHAISQATGN; translated from the coding sequence ATGGATAGCATGACTTGGATTGCAGTGGCATCGATTGTCATTGCCGGAATCACAACAGGTGTTGGCACGATGGCACCAGCGCTTGCCGAAGGCAAGGCAGTCGCTACTGCACTTACGTCGATTGCACAGCAGCCTGATGCCTCGCCGACGATCACGCGGACTCTGTTCGTGGGGTTGGCGATGATTGAGTCCACAGCAATCTATTGTTTCGTGGTGTCGATGATTCTGCTCTTCGCCAATCCGTTCTGGAATCATGCCATCTCGCAAGCGACGGGGAATTAG
- a CDS encoding ATP synthase subunit I, whose protein sequence is MNDLVNAGVPVVAGLALGAIFFGGLWWTVRSGLTSGHPATWFLVSHVSRMAVTLLGFYWVADGKWQRVLLCLAGFLIARVVVTQLMRSAESSRSHTTKETEYASQPR, encoded by the coding sequence ATGAATGACTTGGTCAACGCTGGAGTGCCCGTCGTCGCTGGCTTGGCATTGGGAGCGATTTTCTTTGGAGGACTGTGGTGGACCGTTCGCAGCGGGCTGACCTCCGGCCACCCGGCGACTTGGTTTCTAGTCAGCCATGTGTCGCGAATGGCTGTGACACTGCTTGGTTTTTACTGGGTTGCCGATGGAAAGTGGCAACGAGTGCTCTTGTGCCTCGCAGGTTTTTTGATCGCCAGAGTGGTCGTGACCCAACTAATGCGCAGCGCTGAGTCCTCGCGATCCCATACTACGAAGGAGACCGAGTATGCATCTCAGCCCCGATGA
- a CDS encoding alternate F1F0 ATPase, F1 subunit alpha, whose translation MNDPDDFMQVTFEQAFERLDRGRKAYSPQLQPHEVGTLLSVSTGIAQVTGLPGVGYDEILTFSNGTLGIAFNVDADEIGVVLLGDYTTLTAGSEVRRTGRVMDVAVGDGLLGRVIDPLGRPLDGRAPVLFKERKPVERPAASIMDRAPVTVPLQTGLKVVDALIPIGRGQRELILGDRQTGKTAIAIDAILNQRNQDVVCVYCAIGQRASTVAKVLAALKDHGSMVYTVVVVAEGNDPPGVSYVAPYAATTIAEHFMEQGRDVLIVYDDLTHHARAYRELSLLLRRPPGREAFPGDIFYLHARLLERSTHLREELGGGSLTALPIIETEAQNISAYIPTNLISITDGQIYLSPSLFELGILPAVDVGKSVSRVGGKAQRAAYRAVAGDLKLAYAQFEELETFSKFGARVDESTRHLIEHGRRIRACLKQAENSPATVPAQVMVLLALTDGLFDQVPMEQMATAEAAVRAAGSSLSADIQDRLQTADALSGADRDAILDAARRALQPFQPLDKKFPPSSGATT comes from the coding sequence ATGAATGATCCCGACGACTTCATGCAAGTTACCTTTGAGCAAGCTTTCGAACGGCTTGATCGTGGGCGTAAGGCTTATTCGCCACAGTTGCAGCCGCACGAGGTCGGAACTCTCTTGAGTGTCTCGACGGGTATCGCTCAAGTGACTGGATTGCCGGGGGTGGGATACGACGAAATCTTGACATTTTCTAATGGTACGCTGGGCATCGCGTTCAACGTGGATGCTGACGAAATTGGTGTCGTATTGCTCGGTGACTACACGACGCTAACTGCGGGATCAGAAGTCCGGCGTACGGGCCGAGTCATGGATGTGGCGGTTGGGGACGGTTTGTTAGGCCGGGTGATCGACCCGCTTGGCCGCCCGCTCGACGGAAGAGCTCCCGTCCTATTCAAAGAACGCAAGCCGGTAGAGCGTCCAGCGGCTTCGATCATGGACCGTGCTCCCGTCACCGTGCCGCTTCAAACTGGACTCAAAGTTGTTGACGCTTTGATACCCATCGGTCGCGGGCAGCGCGAACTAATTCTAGGAGATCGCCAAACCGGAAAAACGGCGATTGCGATCGACGCAATCCTTAACCAACGCAATCAAGACGTCGTATGCGTCTATTGCGCAATTGGGCAACGCGCATCGACGGTTGCAAAGGTTCTGGCGGCCCTTAAGGACCATGGCTCCATGGTCTATACGGTGGTCGTCGTTGCCGAGGGGAATGATCCGCCAGGGGTTTCCTATGTCGCTCCGTACGCGGCCACGACCATCGCGGAGCACTTCATGGAGCAAGGTCGTGATGTGCTGATTGTCTATGACGATCTGACGCACCATGCCCGGGCCTATCGCGAATTGTCATTGCTGCTGCGTCGACCCCCTGGCCGAGAGGCATTTCCCGGCGATATTTTTTACCTTCACGCGCGACTCTTGGAACGCTCAACCCACCTACGTGAAGAACTTGGTGGCGGTTCACTAACGGCGCTTCCCATCATTGAGACGGAGGCGCAGAATATTTCTGCGTACATCCCGACCAATTTGATCTCCATTACTGATGGGCAGATCTACCTGTCACCGTCTCTGTTCGAATTGGGGATTCTGCCGGCAGTCGACGTGGGGAAATCTGTCTCACGGGTTGGTGGCAAGGCGCAAAGGGCTGCCTACCGTGCCGTCGCTGGTGACCTCAAGTTGGCGTATGCGCAATTCGAGGAGCTGGAGACCTTCTCCAAGTTTGGTGCTCGCGTCGATGAATCTACTCGCCACCTAATCGAGCATGGCCGACGCATCCGCGCATGCCTCAAGCAAGCTGAAAACTCGCCAGCCACCGTGCCAGCGCAGGTGATGGTACTGTTGGCGCTTACAGATGGCCTCTTTGACCAGGTTCCAATGGAGCAGATGGCAACTGCTGAAGCGGCAGTACGAGCGGCTGGAAGCAGTCTTTCGGCTGACATACAAGATCGGCTCCAGACGGCAGATGCGCTCAGCGGTGCAGATCGCGACGCAATCCTGGATGCCGCTCGACGTGCACTTCAACCGTTTCAGCCACTCGACAAGAAGTTTCCGCCAAGCTCGGGAGCGACTACTTGA
- a CDS encoding alpha-amylase family glycosyl hydrolase: MNCHLQRQAAWWKTGVIYQIYPRSFQDSDMDGVGDLAGIESRLDYLAGLGIDAIWLSPIYPSPMADFGYDIADYCDIAPMFGTLNDFDRLLAAVHARGLKLLLDFVPNHSSDQHPWFIESRASRDNSKRDWYIWRDPAPGGGPPNNWISDFGGSAWEWDALTGQYYLHAFLKEQPDLNWRHPELRNAMMAALRFWFDRGVDGFRIDVLWHIIKDVSLRDNPRNEEWTPDRTQRDQLLQLHSTDQPEAHEIAAQFRALADSYGDRVLIGEICLPNDRLARWYGTVEHPQVHLPVNFNLIESAWTAGSLKQLIADYEASLPTFGWPNWVLGSHDAPRIAARVGEPQARVAAMLLLTLRGTPTLYQGDEIGIGEVSIPRDRVRDPQDLLQPGLGIGRDRSRTPMPWDDSANAGFSLADPWLPLNDDWRERNVAAQARDPNSLLSLYRSLLSLRRTHAALTIGRCVLMDAAEDVLAFERQYGDERMLIALNLGDQLRPLPKEACKFDALVSTLCPSAIGLRPFEGVLAPHEGLILRLKGQH, translated from the coding sequence ATGAATTGCCACCTCCAGAGGCAGGCAGCCTGGTGGAAGACAGGGGTGATCTATCAGATTTATCCCCGTTCGTTCCAAGATAGTGATATGGATGGGGTAGGGGACCTAGCTGGAATTGAGTCGCGACTGGACTATCTTGCCGGTCTTGGAATTGATGCGATCTGGCTCTCGCCAATCTACCCATCCCCGATGGCTGATTTCGGATACGACATTGCCGATTATTGCGATATCGCCCCTATGTTCGGCACTCTCAACGATTTTGACCGGTTGCTAGCGGCAGTTCACGCGCGGGGGCTGAAACTCCTGCTTGATTTCGTTCCCAATCATTCGTCCGACCAACATCCTTGGTTCATCGAAAGTCGGGCTTCGCGCGACAATTCGAAACGAGATTGGTACATTTGGCGCGATCCAGCCCCAGGCGGAGGGCCGCCCAACAACTGGATCAGCGACTTCGGTGGCTCGGCCTGGGAATGGGACGCTCTCACCGGCCAGTACTACCTTCACGCTTTCCTCAAAGAGCAACCCGACCTCAACTGGCGGCATCCCGAACTGCGCAACGCGATGATGGCTGCGTTGCGATTCTGGTTCGACCGCGGTGTCGACGGTTTCCGCATCGACGTCCTTTGGCACATCATTAAAGACGTTTCCCTACGCGACAATCCGAGAAACGAAGAATGGACGCCCGATCGTACGCAGCGAGATCAATTGCTCCAGTTGCACTCAACCGATCAACCTGAAGCGCACGAAATTGCCGCCCAATTCCGTGCACTAGCCGATAGCTATGGCGATCGTGTCCTGATTGGCGAGATATGCTTACCCAACGACCGCCTCGCTCGATGGTATGGCACGGTCGAACATCCGCAAGTGCATTTGCCGGTCAACTTCAATCTCATCGAAAGCGCTTGGACCGCCGGCTCTCTCAAACAATTGATTGCAGACTACGAAGCTTCTCTGCCTACATTCGGCTGGCCCAATTGGGTGCTGGGAAGCCATGACGCGCCACGCATCGCCGCTCGAGTCGGCGAGCCACAAGCCAGAGTTGCCGCCATGCTATTATTGACTCTTCGCGGTACACCAACGCTGTACCAGGGCGATGAGATCGGCATCGGTGAAGTGTCCATTCCTCGTGATCGAGTTCGAGATCCCCAGGATCTGCTTCAACCCGGCCTGGGGATTGGACGTGATCGTTCGCGCACACCGATGCCATGGGATGACTCGGCCAATGCGGGATTTAGCCTTGCTGATCCGTGGCTTCCGCTCAACGATGATTGGCGCGAACGGAATGTTGCGGCACAGGCACGAGACCCCAACTCACTCCTATCTCTCTACCGCTCTCTACTATCGCTGCGGCGCACACACGCAGCCTTGACAATAGGTCGCTGCGTGCTCATGGATGCAGCGGAAGACGTGCTCGCCTTCGAACGCCAATACGGCGACGAGCGTATGCTGATTGCCTTGAACCTCGGCGACCAACTTCGTCCCCTACCGAAGGAGGCTTGCAAATTCGATGCGCTCGTTTCGACGCTGTGCCCTTCGGCAATTGGTCTTCGGCCATTTGAGGGCGTGCTAGCGCCGCACGAAGGTCTGATCCTACGACTGAAAGGGCAACACTGA
- a CDS encoding F0F1 ATP synthase subunit A, whose protein sequence is MHLSPDESIFWQMGFAKLNGTIVFTWVIMLVLTVGSMLITRTLSTGNQRTRWQNLLEIIVTGIISQIHSIGLRKPEKYIAFIGTLFLFVATASLFTIFPGYEPPTGSLSTTCALALCVFVAVPIFGIDDQGVGGYLKSYIEPTFIMLPFNLISEVSRTLALAIRLFGNMMSGAMIVGILLSITPFLFPIVMTLMGLLTGMVQAYIFSILAAVYIAAATRVRQPKVKTESATLNA, encoded by the coding sequence ATGCATCTCAGCCCCGATGAATCAATCTTTTGGCAAATGGGGTTCGCCAAACTCAATGGAACGATTGTATTCACATGGGTAATCATGCTCGTGCTGACCGTTGGATCGATGCTGATTACACGGACGCTTTCAACGGGGAACCAACGCACTCGCTGGCAAAACCTACTGGAAATCATTGTTACGGGAATCATCTCGCAAATCCACAGTATCGGACTTCGAAAGCCTGAGAAATACATCGCCTTTATTGGAACTTTGTTCCTGTTTGTAGCCACAGCGAGCTTGTTTACCATCTTTCCGGGCTATGAGCCTCCGACGGGCTCACTTTCCACTACCTGCGCACTGGCGCTCTGCGTCTTTGTTGCCGTTCCGATCTTCGGAATCGATGACCAGGGAGTTGGCGGCTATTTGAAGTCCTATATCGAGCCGACCTTCATCATGCTGCCGTTTAATCTCATCAGCGAGGTCTCGCGAACGCTCGCGCTCGCCATTCGCCTGTTCGGAAACATGATGAGTGGTGCCATGATTGTTGGCATCTTACTTTCAATTACGCCTTTCCTGTTCCCGATCGTGATGACCTTGATGGGACTTCTGACCGGGATGGTTCAGGCGTACATATTTAGCATTCTGGCAGCGGTCTATATTGCAGCGGCGACACGCGTTCGCCAGCCAAAAGTTAAAACTGAATCGGCTACACTCAACGCATAA
- a CDS encoding FAD-dependent oxidoreductase — MREYAGELASFLDDLPTHLSDRTWIRSSGVPRRPPKRVLYWTHHALRSDENPALDVALHVAHHLQLPLLVYQGLSERYRYASDRHHTFILEAARDLQESYAKLGISFAFHLERRGARFPRLAQLALSSAVVVTEDFPLEATQQWTERLVAADSTVVLVDTACVVPTRLVGKAHDRAFTFRDATRELYRSRISQVWPASNISVPRDSQIPFESLQLANLSLAKLVSECEIDHSIGPVPDTRGGFSAGYARWQAFRNEGLRRYTMRRNQIEVDGVSRMSAYLHYGMVSPLRLAREASLDGAKKFLDELLIWRELAYAFCYYRDDLESVHSLPQWANASLTEHAGDHRTVLSLESLARARSGERLWDAAQRSLLKHGELHNNIRMTWGKAILGWSQNHHQALERLIDLNHRYALDGRDPASYGGILWCLGQFDRPFKPEQPVFGMVRGRPIGVHENRVDLNIYETKVDRGIMTPKPRIAMVGAGLGGLMCSRILQDHGLDIQIFEKSGRAGGRASTRVSRDGWQFDHGAQYFAIRDPNLKRYLDSWIFDKHVAEWRSQIVSIDEPCEFKELPQIQRFVGTPMMESLAFHLATDLDIHAKTEVARVVRRESGYQLCTKVGHDLGIFDTVLWNCPPGQTAEQIPTECGWQRRLPQVDMQPCWAVMIALERRWTLPFDAAFVNLGNLSWIARDSSKPARPSRQDTWMLHSTSDWAMENQETPREQVVHNLIAEAERVTGFRMPAQCYAKAHRWLHSRPADSLPESSLWDSANRLGACGDWCGGPRVEGALKSGMALAGRILGTLHENASLAS; from the coding sequence ATGCGTGAATACGCCGGCGAGCTAGCTTCGTTCTTGGATGACCTGCCAACTCACTTATCAGATCGAACGTGGATTCGCTCCAGCGGAGTTCCACGCCGCCCGCCAAAACGCGTTCTGTACTGGACGCACCATGCTCTGAGAAGCGATGAAAACCCGGCTCTGGATGTCGCACTCCATGTGGCTCATCACTTGCAATTGCCGTTGCTCGTCTATCAGGGACTTTCAGAGCGCTATCGCTATGCTTCGGACCGGCATCATACTTTTATTCTGGAGGCAGCCAGGGACTTGCAAGAGAGCTACGCGAAGCTTGGGATCTCATTCGCATTCCACCTTGAGCGACGCGGCGCAAGATTTCCAAGGCTCGCTCAACTTGCACTGTCGTCAGCGGTTGTCGTCACTGAAGATTTTCCGTTGGAAGCAACTCAGCAATGGACCGAGCGACTCGTGGCAGCAGATTCCACGGTTGTACTCGTGGATACGGCTTGTGTCGTTCCGACGCGACTCGTGGGAAAGGCCCACGACCGGGCCTTCACCTTTCGTGACGCGACGAGAGAGCTCTACCGCAGTCGAATCTCACAGGTTTGGCCAGCTTCAAACATCAGCGTCCCACGTGATTCTCAAATCCCCTTTGAATCCTTGCAGCTAGCCAATCTTAGTTTGGCAAAGCTTGTCTCGGAATGCGAAATTGATCACTCCATTGGGCCAGTGCCCGATACGCGAGGAGGTTTCTCTGCAGGGTACGCGCGTTGGCAAGCGTTTCGAAACGAGGGCCTACGAAGGTACACGATGCGTCGAAATCAAATCGAAGTCGATGGCGTGAGTCGCATGTCCGCCTACTTGCATTACGGAATGGTGTCGCCACTGCGTCTAGCCCGAGAAGCATCGCTCGACGGAGCAAAAAAATTCTTGGATGAGCTGCTAATTTGGAGAGAGCTAGCCTATGCGTTCTGCTACTATCGCGACGATCTAGAGTCAGTCCATTCTCTCCCCCAATGGGCGAATGCATCCTTGACGGAACATGCAGGCGACCACCGGACGGTGCTGTCCTTAGAATCCCTAGCTCGGGCCCGTTCGGGCGAGCGATTGTGGGATGCAGCCCAACGCAGCTTGCTCAAGCATGGAGAGCTCCATAACAACATTCGCATGACCTGGGGAAAGGCAATTTTGGGTTGGTCGCAAAATCATCATCAAGCATTGGAACGGTTGATTGATCTCAATCATCGCTATGCGCTCGATGGCCGAGATCCTGCATCTTACGGTGGAATTCTATGGTGCCTGGGGCAATTCGATCGTCCCTTTAAGCCTGAGCAACCAGTGTTTGGAATGGTTCGTGGGCGCCCCATCGGCGTTCATGAAAATAGAGTGGACTTAAACATTTATGAAACGAAAGTGGATAGAGGTATCATGACACCCAAGCCGCGCATCGCCATGGTCGGAGCAGGTCTGGGAGGACTGATGTGCAGCCGAATCCTGCAAGATCATGGATTGGATATTCAGATTTTTGAAAAATCCGGCCGAGCGGGCGGCAGAGCATCCACCAGAGTATCTCGCGATGGCTGGCAATTTGATCATGGTGCACAATACTTTGCGATTCGTGATCCGAATTTAAAACGCTACCTGGACTCCTGGATATTCGACAAGCATGTTGCTGAGTGGAGAAGCCAAATCGTTTCCATTGACGAACCTTGCGAATTCAAAGAACTGCCCCAGATTCAACGCTTTGTCGGTACCCCGATGATGGAATCGTTGGCGTTTCACTTAGCGACAGATCTGGATATTCATGCGAAAACCGAGGTTGCGAGAGTCGTCCGAAGGGAGTCCGGATACCAACTGTGCACGAAGGTGGGCCATGACTTGGGCATTTTTGATACCGTCCTCTGGAATTGCCCACCGGGCCAAACGGCAGAGCAAATTCCTACGGAATGCGGCTGGCAACGGAGACTCCCCCAAGTCGACATGCAACCCTGCTGGGCCGTCATGATTGCGTTGGAGCGTCGCTGGACGCTCCCCTTCGATGCTGCGTTTGTCAATCTTGGAAATCTGAGTTGGATTGCACGTGATTCCAGCAAACCGGCTCGCCCATCACGCCAAGACACTTGGATGTTGCATTCGACATCAGATTGGGCGATGGAAAATCAGGAGACACCTCGAGAGCAAGTCGTTCACAATTTGATCGCAGAAGCCGAGCGAGTCACAGGCTTCCGCATGCCCGCGCAATGCTATGCTAAAGCCCATCGCTGGCTGCATTCGCGGCCTGCCGATTCTTTGCCGGAGTCCTCACTTTGGGACAGTGCCAACAGGCTAGGCGCATGTGGTGATTGGTGCGGCGGCCCACGCGTCGAAGGTGCCCTAAAGAGCGGAATGGCGCTGGCCGGTCGTATCCTGGGAACTTTGCACGAGAATGCGTCCCTTGCGTCCTGA